From the genome of Gloeocapsa sp. DLM2.Bin57:
TCTAAATGAGCAAACTTATCTTTAACTTTATGCAGTAACTCTAAACAAGATTCCTGGGAGTTTTGTAAACAAAAAATTATCTGATATTGGGGATACTCTTGCTGACAAAAAGAAATTAAATTAGCTTCTAATTCCCATTCTAATCCACAAATAGGAGTTAATAAACTAACAGCAGGTAAAAACTTTTTCTGAGTTGGTGGAGTATTTTTAAAAAAATCAATAGCAGCATAAATAGCAAAACAATAATAAAAACAAGAGATAATTGTTAAGATTAACAATACTCCAATTAAACAATTCATAGATAATTAGTTAAGCTAAAACCATAATCTTCTATTTGTTTTTTAACTCTAGGACTAATTAAAGCCATTTTCTCTAAATTATCCACAGTAGGATGACTATAAATCTCGACAAAATCAGCTTTAATCTCGGGAATAATCCCTAAAAGATAATCCTCTGTAACTTGACTAGTAGCTAATAAACCGTAAACCTTATCAGTATAGCCAATTTTGTGCCTATCTAATAATTTTTCTCCATGACGACGTAAAAGAGCGAAAATAGGAGACATCAGTAATTGTCTCAACACATTACCTGCTTTGCCTAGACTTAAACTTAACTCTTCAGAAGGTAAGCGGATAAATTTAATCGGGTATTCTTGAGCTAATTCTACCAGAATAGCTAAAATCACAGGGTGTAAATGCAAGTTTAGATGACCATCTACGTGAGTTAAGCTTAAACCAGTATCTAAAAATTTATCTAATTGTGCTTTAATTTCTTGTCGTAACTCCTCTTGAGTAGCGAGGTTAAATTGATACCATAACCCCGCGTA
Proteins encoded in this window:
- a CDS encoding ChbG/HpnK family deacetylase; the encoded protein is MRKLIINGDDFGYSEQVNQGIIQAHEKGILTSTSLMVTGEAFTQGVALAKTHPNLGVGLHLVLVCGKSVLPPEVIPHLVNDRGYFSDNPVYAGLWYQFNLATQEELRQEIKAQLDKFLDTGLSLTHVDGHLNLHLHPVILAILVELAQEYPIKFIRLPSEELSLSLGKAGNVLRQLLMSPIFALLRRHGEKLLDRHKIGYTDKVYGLLATSQVTEDYLLGIIPEIKADFVEIYSHPTVDNLEKMALISPRVKKQIEDYGFSLTNYL